From a region of the Actinomadura luzonensis genome:
- a CDS encoding SDR family oxidoreductase, with translation MTGTGRGVLLAGGNSPIGRAVAAAFAGGGDRVAGIGLEPCDDPAYTGFLVRDCADPDQAGTAVEEALALLGRLDVLVLATAVMPVAPVTRTTGEQWRAALGATLDVAFHLCRAALPHLPRGGAVVAVGSVNSFLAAPGLPAYAAAKGGLDAFVRQLALEYGPAGIRVNSVAPGLIGGADLEGAAEGYPLGRTGLPEDVAEAVTFLASPRAAFITGVVLPVDGGLSIASPAAYLRPDLRARFLPD, from the coding sequence GTGACGGGAACCGGACGCGGGGTGCTGCTGGCCGGCGGGAACTCGCCCATCGGGCGGGCGGTCGCGGCCGCGTTCGCCGGCGGCGGCGACCGGGTCGCCGGGATCGGGCTGGAGCCGTGCGACGACCCCGCCTACACGGGCTTCCTCGTCCGCGACTGCGCCGACCCGGACCAGGCCGGGACGGCGGTGGAGGAGGCGCTGGCCCTGCTCGGCCGGCTGGACGTGCTGGTGCTGGCCACCGCCGTGATGCCGGTCGCGCCCGTGACCCGCACCACCGGCGAGCAGTGGCGCGCGGCCCTCGGCGCGACCCTCGACGTGGCCTTCCACCTGTGCCGGGCCGCCCTGCCGCACCTGCCGCGCGGCGGCGCGGTGGTGGCCGTCGGCTCGGTCAACTCCTTCCTGGCCGCGCCCGGCCTGCCCGCCTACGCCGCCGCCAAGGGCGGGCTGGACGCCTTCGTCCGGCAGCTCGCCCTGGAGTACGGCCCCGCCGGGATCCGCGTCAACTCGGTGGCCCCCGGCCTGATCGGCGGCGCTGACCTGGAGGGCGCCGCCGAGGGCTACCCGCTCGGCCGCACCGGTCTGCCCGAGGACGTGGCGGAGGCGGTGACGTTCCTGGCCTCGCCGCGGGCGGCGTTCATCACGGGCGTGGTGCTGCCCGTGGACGGCGGCCTGTCGATCGCCTCGCCCGCCGCCTACCTCCGCCCCGACCTGAGGGCCCGCTTCCTGCCGGACTGA